TTTTTGACCATCGTCTAGGCGAAAGAATTACCGACGATATTGTATCACAATGTCATCAATGCGGAAAACCTTGCGACAATCATACTAATTGTGAAAACGTCGGTTGCCATTTATTATTCATCCAATGCGACGATTGTAAAGCAGCGATGGAAAACTGTTGCTCTACCGAATGTTTAGACATTATACACTTGCCACTCGTAGAACAAGTAAAATTACGAAGAGGAATCCAGGTAGGAAACAAAGTCTTTCGCAAAGGAAAATCAGATAAATTAGCCTTCAAACATTCTGGCGAACTATCCGATAAATCATTGGCTTTAGCCGAAAAATCAACAGCTATTCGCCAAAAAATAAAAGTAAAAAAAGTACTTCTTGGTAAAGCAGAACACTATTATGCAAAAGCACAAGTAGCGCTATTTACTATCGAAAACCAAGAATTAAACCTTGGTGATAAAATATTGATTTCAGGACCAACAACTGGAAATCAAGAATTAGTTTTAGAAAAAATGTTAGTCAACGGAACGGAAGGAGTTCAAGCAAAAATGGGTGATAAAGTAACTTTTACTTTGCCTTTCCGCATCCGATTATCAGATAAATTATATAAAATTACAAACTAATTTATCATGACATTGACGAACAAAATAGAGCTTATGGCTCCCGCTGGGAACTTTGAGTCTTTACAAGCTGGGTTAGATAATGGCGCTGATTCTGTTTACTTTGGTGTAGAACAATTGAACATGCGCGCTCGTGCTACCGTGAATTTCACTATGGATGATTTGCCCGAAATTGCAAAACGTTGTGAGGCTAAAAATGTGCGAAGCTACCTAACATTAAATACCATTATTTACGATCATGACTTATCGGTTGTAAAAACATTATTGAATAAAGCAAAAGAAGCAAATATTACTGCGGTTATTGCTTCGGACCAAGCGGTTATTGCTATGGCGAGAAGCATTGGGATGGAGGTTCACATTTCTACTCAGTTAAATGTTACGAATATTGAAACCATAAAATTCTATAGTTTATTTGCAGATACGATGGTTTTGAGCCGTGAATTGAGTTTGCGTCAAGTAAAAAAAATCACGGAACAAATCGAAAAAGAACAAATTAAAGGCCCAAACGGAAATTTAGTAGAAATCGAAATTTTTGGACACGGTGCATTGTGTATGGCCGTATCAGGAAAATGTTATTTGAGTTTACACTCCAATAATTCTTCTGCAAATCGTGGTGCTTGCAAACAAAATTGTCGAAAAAAATATACCGTTATTGACCAAGAAACTGGCTTTGAAATCGAAGTTGATAATGAATATTTAATGTCGCCAAAGGATTTATGCACTTTAGACTTTCTAGACCAAGTAATTGATTCTGGTATTCAAGTCTTGAAAATCGAAGGTCGTGGTCGTGCTCCTGAATACGTTGCCACAGTCATCAAAACTTATCGTGAAGCCATTGATAGTTATTACGACGGAAGCTTTTCGAAAGAGAAAGTAACGCTTTGGATGGAAGCGTTGAATACCGTTTACAATCGTGGTTTTTGGTCTGGTTATTATCTGGGGCAAGAATTAGGCGAATGGAGCGATGTTTCTGGCTCAATGGCTACACAGAAAAAAGTCTATGTAGGTAAAGGCACCCATTATTTTCCGAAAGCAACTATTGGTCAATTCAAAATTGAAGCTTACGACATCAAACTTGGCGATAAAATTCTGGTAACAGGACCAAGTACTGGCGCAAAAGAAATGATTATTGAGGAAATGTATGTCAATGATAAAGTAGCTGACAAAGCTACCAAAGGAGATGATTGCACTTTCAAACTGCCTTTCAGAATCCGAATGTCTGACAAATTATATAAAATTGTGGAAGCCTAATGGTTATTGTTACGTTACAAAGAGACAAATGCATTGGCTGTAATTATTGCGTCGAAATGGCTCCAGTTCAGTTTCAAATGTCCAAGAAAGACGGAAAATCGGTTTTGATTCATTCCCAAAATGCCAAAGGTTTTTTTACCTTAAAATCACACGATCACAGTATTGTTGAAAGTTGTGAATTAGCCGTAAAAGCCTGTCCAGTCAAAATAATTACACTAAAAGAAACCTAAAATTCACAGCCAAAAAGAGTTTAAATTCAACCCATTACAGCATCTTTTGTAATGGGTTTTTTTAGTATAAATTTATGATTTATTGCTCTTTTGAACGGTTGTAACTTAAAACTAAAAAATACTATCTTTACACATTAATCGTTTTAAGAACTTAAGTTGCTTTTTTGCAACACTACATATAAAATTATGGCATGTACAAGTTGTTCAACTTCTGATGGTGGTTCACCTAAGGGTTGCAAAAATAATGGGACTTGCGGCACCGATAGCTGCAACAAATTAACGGTTTTCGACTGGCTCTCCAATATGAGTTTACCTAATGGCGAAGCCGCTTTTGACTGTGTGGAAGTTCGTTTCAAAAATGGAAGAAAAGAGTTTTATCGCAATACAGAAAAACTAACTTTAAGCATGGGAGATATTGTAGCCACGGTTGCTTCTCCTGGGCATGATATAGGAATTGTTACTTTGACGGGTGAGCTTGTTCGCATCCAAATGAAGAAAAAAGGGGTCAATCCAAACAGTAATGAAGTTCCAAAAATTTATAGAAAAGCATCTCAAAAAGACATCGATATTTGGTCTGTAGCTCGTGATCGTGAAGAACCAATGAAAGTTCGCGCACGTGAATTGGCCATAGCCCAAAAACTAGAAATGAAAATTTCAGATATTGAATTTCAAGGCGACGGTTCTAAAGCGACTTTTTACTATACGGCAAATGACAGAGTCGATTTTAGATTATTAATTAAAGATTTTGCCAAAGAATTCAGTACTCGAGTAGAAATGAAACAAGTAGGCTTTCGCCAAGAAGCTGCTCGTTTAGGAGGAATTGGTTCTTGCGGAAGAGAATTATGTTGTTCGACTTGGTTAACAGATTTTAGAAGCGTAAATACTTCTGCGGCGCGTTACCAACAATTGTCTTTGAATCCTCAAAAACTTGCTGGACAATGCGGCAAACTGAAGTGTTGTTTGAACTATGAATTAGACACTTACATGGATGCGTTGAAGCATTTTCCAGATTTTGACACCAAACTTATTACCGAAAAAGGAGATGCTATTTGTCAAAAACAAGATATTTTCAAAGGACTGATGTGGTTTGCTTACACCAATAATTTTGCTAATTGGCATGTATTAAAAATAGACCAGGTTCAAGAAATTATTGCTGAAAACAAACTAAAAAATAAAGTTTCGGCACTAGAAGATTATGCAATTGAAATTGTTGCAGAACCAGAGAAAAACTTTAATAATGCGATGGGACAAGAAAGTTTAACGCGTTTTGATCAGCCAAAAGCGAAGAAAAAACCAAATAAAAAACGCAGACCTTCAGGAGAAAATGCTGCCGTTGAAAACAACAACAGACCAGCAAATCCAAACCAAAACAACAACAATAATAGACCAAACAATAATAACAATAAACGTCCGAATCCTGCAAATAATAAAAAACCTGCAGAACCAAGAAAACCAATAATTATTACTAAAAATGTCGATAAAAAATAGTGCTTTATTGCTTTTAGTTGCAACACTTTTTTTTTCTTGTGATAAAAAAAGAGTTTTTGATGAATACAAATCTGTTGGGAGTGCTTGGCACAAAGACAGTATTGTAACTTTCAATTTACCAGAATTAGACTCGACAAAACGATACAATTTATTTGTAACTTTGAGAGACAACAACAATTATCCATTTAATAATTTGTTCTTAATTGTAGCTTTAGAAATGCCAAATGGTTTTACTAAAGTTGACACATTAGAATACCAAATGGCTAATCCAGATGGTTCATTACTTGGTGATGGATTCACTGATATTAAAGAAAGTAAATTGTTTTACAAAGAAAATGTACGTTTCAGAGGAAAGTATAAAGTATATGTAAAACAAGCGGTAAGAGAAACTGGAAAAGTTCCGGGAGTAGAACTTCTAGAAGGAATTACAGATGTAGGTTTTAGAATAGAAAAAAAAGAATAGAATTGCATTATGGCTATCAGAAAAAACAACAATCAGCTTAATAATACTGAAAAAGACATCAAATATTATTCAAAGAAATTTTGGAAAGTTTTCTTGTATACCATGGGAGGACTTGCTTTATTCTTCCTATTTGCTTCTTGGGGACTTTTTGGTTCAATGCCTTCCTTCGAAGATTTAGAAAATCCAGATTCCAATTTAGCCACAGAAATCATCTCGGCTGACGGAGTAGTTATTGGAAAGTATTTTGAAAAAAACAGGTCTCAATTAAAATACTCTGACTTACCAAAAAACTTGGTTCAAGCATTAGTAGCTACCGAAGATGCTCGCTTTTATGAACATTCAGGAATTGATGGAAGAGGAACAATGAGAGCCCTTTTGAGTTTAGGAACTAGCGGTGGGGCGAGTACGTTAACCCAGCAATTAGCCAAACAATTATTCCATGGTGAAGGGTCTAAATTTTTACCTTTTAGAATTGTACAAAAAGCCAAAGAATGGATTATTGCTATTCGATTAGAAAGACAATACACTAAAAATGAAATCATTGCAATGTATTGCAACGTCTATGATTTTGGGAACAACTCTGTAGGAGTAAGCTCTGCAGCAAAAACCTACTTTTCAAAAGAACCAAAAGATTTAACCATTGACGAATCAGCGATATTAGTTGGAATGTTCAAAAATTCAGGTTTATATAATCCTGTTAGAAATCCTGAAGGCGTTACCAATAGAAGAAACGTAGTGCTTTTACAAATGGAAAAAGCAGGCATTATTAATGAATCTCAAAAATTAAAATTACAACGTTTACCTATCAAATTGAATTTCAAATTAGAAAGTCATAAAGACGGAACGGCAACTTATTTTAGAGAATATTTACGTGATTACATGAAAAAATGGGTAGAAGAAAACAAAAAACCCGACGGATCAGATTACGATATTTATAAAGACGGATTGAAAATCTACACCACTATTGATTCCAGAATGCAACTACATGCTGAAGAAGCAGTTGAAGCACATATGGCAAACCTTCAGGAGGAATTTTTCAATCAAGCAAAAGACAATAAAAACGCGCCTTTTGTTAATATTTCTGAGGCGGAAACCCAACGAATTATTGATAAAGCCATGAGAGCATCTTCTCGTTGGAACATAATGGAATCTATGGACAAAAGCGAGGACGAAATTATAGCTTCGTTCAAACAAAAAACAAAAATGACTGTATTCACCTGGAAAGGAGAAAGAGATACAATCATGACACCATTAGATTCAATCCGTTATTATAAACACTTTCTTCAATCTGGGCTTATGGCAATGGAACCTCAAACCGGTAACATCAAAGCTTGGGTAGGTGGAATCAATTACAAATATTTTCAATACGATCACGTTGGGCAAGGCGCTAGACAAGTAGGTTCTACTTTTAAACCTTTCGTTTATGCAACAGCAATCGAACAATTGAATATGTCTCCTTGCGATTCTATACTTGATGGTCCGTTTATGATTAGAAAAGGTCGTCATCATGTAACCGAAGATTGGGAGCCTAGAAACTCTGACAATAAATACAGAGGAATGGTTACGCTAAAAAAAGGTCTTGCCAATTCTATCAATACAATTTCAGCAAAATTAATAGACAAAACAGGTCCAGAAGCCGTTGTGGAATTAACGCATAAACTTGGCGTTACTTCTGAAATTCCTGTTCAACCTTCTATAGCGCTTGGAGCCGTGGAAATTACTGTAGAAGATATGGTAGCGGCATACAGCACATTTGCTAATCAAGGAGTCTATGTAAAACCACAATTTCTAACTAAAATTGAAGATAAAAGTGGTGTAGTTATCTATGAACCTATTCCAGAATCACATGATGTTTTAAATAAAGACATCGCCTTTGCAGTTATTAAATTACTTGAAGGAGTTACTGAAGGAGGATCTGGAGAACGTTTAAGAACCCAAGGTGGCGGGAATGGTGACAACCGTTGGACTGGCTATCCGTATATGTTCACCAACCCAATTGCAGGAAAAACAGGTACTACTCAAAACCAATCTGACGGATGGTTTATGGGTATGGTTCCTAATTTAGTTACTGGAGTTTGGGTAGGATGCGAAGATCGTTCGGCACGTTTCAAAAGCCTAACTTATGGTCAAGGAGCTACGGCTGCCCTTCCTATTTGGGGTTATTTTATGAAAAAATGCTATGATGACCCAGATCTTCATGTATCAAAAGAACCTTTCGAAAGACCTGCTAATCTTTCTATAAAAGTAGATTGTTACACCGCACCTAAAGTCGTTAAAGACTCCACTGCGGTAGAAGAACAGAGCACTGAAGAGTTTGGATTGTAGTTTTTAAATCTGGAGCTTTTTCCTGCTATTCGCTATATCCACGCCAAAAAAAGCGTGGGATGCCGCTACTATCAGGGCTAGGGCAATTGGATTCAAAATAAAATTTATCATTTCAATAAATTATAAATTACTAGTATGATAAACAAAAAAGTAAACTCAGTCCATGAAGCCCTTCGAGGCATTGAAAACGGAATGACAATCATGCTTGGTGGTTTTGGATTATGTGGTATTCCTGAAAATTCCATTGCCGAATTGGTAAAAAAACAAACCAAAAATCTAACTTGTATTTCAAATAATGCAGGCGTTGACGATTTTGGATTGGGATTGCTTTTACAGCAAAAACAAATCAAAAAAATGATTTCTTCCTATGTAGGAGAAAATGCTGAATTTGAACGCCAAATGCTTTCCGGCGAACTCGAAGTAGACCTTATTCCTCAAGGAACACTGGCAGAACGTTGTCGCGCTGCACAAACTGGAATCCCCGCTTTTTTTACACCAGCAGGCTTCGGAACCGAAGTTGCCATTGGTAAAGAAACACGAGAATTTAACGGAAAAATGCACGTAATGGAATTGGCCTTCAAAGCTGATTTTGCCATTGTAAAAGCTTGGAAAGGCGACACCGCAGGAAACTTAATCTTTAAAGGAACTGCCCGCAACTTCAATCCTTGTATGGCAGGTGCCGCAAAAATAACCATCGCCGAAGTTGAAGAACTAGTTGAGGCTGGAACTTTAGATCCCAATCAAATTCACACTCCTGGCATATTTGTACAACGTATTTTTCAAGGCGAGAAATACGAAAAAAGGATTGAAAAAAGAACGGTTAGGAAAAGAGAATAGAATAAAGAAAATAGACCAAAACTTTCCTTTATTCTTTCAACTAAAACTTAAATGAACTCATATTCCTTATATGGTTGAAAAAACTCATGTACCCTTAAATTTTTTAATCTCGTTCATAAAAATGTTTAGTGTTTAGTTGAAAAACTTATATGGTTCAAAAAATAAAATTATGGCTTTAACAAAAGAAGACATCGCAAAACGAATAGCCCAAGAATTAAAAGATGGTTTTTTTGTAAACCTAGGCATCGGTATTCCAACCTTAGTAGCAAACTATATTCCAAAAGGAATTAATGTGGAATTTCAAAGTGAAAATGGTGTTCTCGGCATGGGACCTTTTCCCTTTGAAGGCGAAGAAGACGCTGATTTAATCAATGCCGGAAAACAAACTATTACAACATTAGCCGGAGCTTCTTTTTTTGATTCTGCTTTGAGTTTCGGAATGATTCGGGGACAACATGTGGATTTAACCATTCTTGGCGCCATGGAAGTTGCTGAAAATGGAGATATTGCCAACTGGAAAATTCCTGGAAAAATGGTCAAAGGAATGGGCGGCGCAATGGATCTAGTTGCTTCTGCTGAAAACATTATCGTAGCCATGATGCATGTCAACAAAGCTGGCGAATCTAAAATTCTGAAAAAATGTACTTTGCCATTGACCGGAGTTGCTTGCGTAAAAAAAGTAGTCACCGAATTTGCCGTTCTCGAAGTAACACCAAAAGGTTTTAAACTCTTAGAACGCGCACCAGGGATTTCTGTAGAACACATCATCGCCTCCACCGAAGCGGAATTAATTATTGATGGTGAAATTCCAGAAATGGTGATAGATTAAAAAAATTAACCGCAAATCCGCAAATTTTGAATCTCAAAAACTTTGAAATAATTTGCGGATTTACGGTAAAATTTTCTTTGTGAACTTTGCAAAAAAACTTTGCGACTTTACGGTTAGTTTCTACAAATTCTCAAAGAAATCATTTCCTTTATCATCTGTGATAATAAAAGCAGGAAAATCTTTCACAGTAATTTTACGAACCGCTTCCATTCCTAATTCTTCAAAATCAACAACCTCAACTGAAATAATATTTTCTTTTGCTAAAATTGCTGCAGGACCACCTATAGAACCTAAATAGAAACCACCATAAGTTTTACAAGCATTCATAACTTCTTTCGTACGATTTCCTTTGGCAAGCATAACCATACTTCCTCCATTTTTTTGGAACTCATCTACATACACATCCATACGACCAGCAGTAGTTGGGCCAAAACTTCCTGAAGCCATTCCTTCTGGTGTTTTAGCTGGACCAGCATAGTATACAGGATGATTCTTGAAGTATTCCGGCATTGGCTTACCAGCATCCAATAATTCTTTAATTTTGGCGTGAGCAATATCACGGGCTACTATCAAAGTTCCGTTTAATTTCAAACGTGTTTTGATTGGGTATTGTGATAATTTTTTAAGAATATCAGCCATTGGTTGGTTCAAATCAATTTCAACGGCTTCTTCTAAATGTGGTGGAGTTGCAGGTAATAAACGTTTTGGATTTACTTCTAATTGCTCTACAAAAATTCCATCTTTAGTAATTTTACCTTTAATATTTCTATCAGCTGAACAAGAAACACCTAATCCAACTGGACAAGAGGCAGCGTGACGAGGCAAACGAATTACGCGAACATCATGGGTAAAATATTTTCCTCCAAATTGCGCTCCAATATGACTTTCTTGACAAATTAATTGTATTCTTTTTTCCCACTCTAAATCACGAAAAGCTTGACCCGCCATGTTTCCTGAAGTAGGTAAATTATCAAAATATCCAGCAGATGCTTTTTTTACCGCAGCTAAATTTGCTTCGGCTGATGTTCCTCCAATTACAAAAGCCAAATGATATGGTGGACAAGCGGAAGTTCCTAAATCCATGATTTTAGCACGAACAAAAGCATCCATTGATTTTTCATTCAACAACGATTTTGTTTGTTGGTATAAATAAGTTTTGTTAGCAGAACCTCCACCTTTTGCTAAAAACAAAAATTCATATGACGCGCCTTTTTTAGCATAAATATCAATTTGAGCTGGAAGATTAGAACCTGAGTTTTTTTCCTCAAACATACTAATCGGAACAATTTGCGAATACCTTAAATTACGTTCTTGATAGGTATTGAAAATCCCTTTTGACAACCATTCTGCATCATCCACTCCAGTATATACATTCTCCCCTTTTTTGGCCATAACAATTGCTGTTCCTGTATCTTGGCAAGATGGTAATTCCCCTTCAATAGCTACAGCGGCATTTTGCAATAAATTATACGCCACAAAACGATCGTTATCCGTTGCTTCTGGATCATCTAAAATCGCTTTTAGTTTTTCTAAATGTGATGTACGCAACATAAAAGAAACATCTTTCATCGCTTCTTGCGAAAGCAATTCTAATCCTTTTGGATCAACGGTTAAGATTTCTCTATCACCTAGTTTTTCTAATTTTACGTAATCGGATGAAATTTTTCGATATTGAGTATCGTCTTTTAAAATAGGATAGGGATCCTGATATATAAAGTCCATATTTAATAATTAATTTTAGAAATGTAAATATAAGAATTGTTCCAGGAATCAAATGTGATTTATATCAACTTATGGCTTAAAATTGTTTAGAATTAAACCATAAAATACCATTTAAAATATAATTCCTTTTCTCTGTTTTAAAAAAACCAGCTTGCTACCAAAATAGCTGTAACTACACAAATCACATCAACTACAAGCATCGTTCCTAAAGCGTAACGCGTATTTTTTATATTAACAGAACCAAAGTAAACCGCTATCACATAAAAAGTGCTTTCGGCACTACATTGAAAAATACTACTTAATCTTCCCGTCAAGGAATCGGCACCAAAAGTATTCATCGAATCAATTAAAAATCCTCGTGAGCCTGCAGAACTAAAAGGTCTAAGCAATGCTACTGGTAGAGCATCTGTGATTTCTTTGCTTACTCCCATATTTGAAAATCCAAAAGCTATCCATTCACTAATAATTTCAAACAAACCACTGTTTCTGAATAAAGAAATAGCCACTAACATTCCCAAAACATACGGAAAAATAGTAACTCCTGTTTTAATTCCATTATTGGCACCAACCACAAAAGTTTCATAAACAGTTGTATTTGCTTCTGTAAATTTCTTTTCTTTAACAAAGGAAAGGATCAAAGTAAATGCAATAATTCCAACTAGAATTAAAGCGGAAAGATTTGACGTGAAATAATTTTTACCAATTAAATCTAAATGGTTTACATATAGCAATAAACCAACTATAGCTGCTATTAATGTCATTAAACCGATGACCAAAGAGGCGCTTTTAAAATTAATTTTTTGTTTAATTCCAACAATTAAAAATGCTGCAAT
Above is a window of Flavobacterium sp. 123 DNA encoding:
- a CDS encoding ferredoxin produces the protein MVIVTLQRDKCIGCNYCVEMAPVQFQMSKKDGKSVLIHSQNAKGFFTLKSHDHSIVESCELAVKACPVKIITLKET
- a CDS encoding regulatory iron-sulfur-containing complex subunit RicT, producing MACTSCSTSDGGSPKGCKNNGTCGTDSCNKLTVFDWLSNMSLPNGEAAFDCVEVRFKNGRKEFYRNTEKLTLSMGDIVATVASPGHDIGIVTLTGELVRIQMKKKGVNPNSNEVPKIYRKASQKDIDIWSVARDREEPMKVRARELAIAQKLEMKISDIEFQGDGSKATFYYTANDRVDFRLLIKDFAKEFSTRVEMKQVGFRQEAARLGGIGSCGRELCCSTWLTDFRSVNTSAARYQQLSLNPQKLAGQCGKLKCCLNYELDTYMDALKHFPDFDTKLITEKGDAICQKQDIFKGLMWFAYTNNFANWHVLKIDQVQEIIAENKLKNKVSALEDYAIEIVAEPEKNFNNAMGQESLTRFDQPKAKKKPNKKRRPSGENAAVENNNRPANPNQNNNNNRPNNNNNKRPNPANNKKPAEPRKPIIITKNVDKK
- a CDS encoding fumarate hydratase, which gives rise to MDFIYQDPYPILKDDTQYRKISSDYVKLEKLGDREILTVDPKGLELLSQEAMKDVSFMLRTSHLEKLKAILDDPEATDNDRFVAYNLLQNAAVAIEGELPSCQDTGTAIVMAKKGENVYTGVDDAEWLSKGIFNTYQERNLRYSQIVPISMFEEKNSGSNLPAQIDIYAKKGASYEFLFLAKGGGSANKTYLYQQTKSLLNEKSMDAFVRAKIMDLGTSACPPYHLAFVIGGTSAEANLAAVKKASAGYFDNLPTSGNMAGQAFRDLEWEKRIQLICQESHIGAQFGGKYFTHDVRVIRLPRHAASCPVGLGVSCSADRNIKGKITKDGIFVEQLEVNPKRLLPATPPHLEEAVEIDLNQPMADILKKLSQYPIKTRLKLNGTLIVARDIAHAKIKELLDAGKPMPEYFKNHPVYYAGPAKTPEGMASGSFGPTTAGRMDVYVDEFQKNGGSMVMLAKGNRTKEVMNACKTYGGFYLGSIGGPAAILAKENIISVEVVDFEELGMEAVRKITVKDFPAFIITDDKGNDFFENL
- a CDS encoding penicillin-binding protein 1A is translated as MAIRKNNNQLNNTEKDIKYYSKKFWKVFLYTMGGLALFFLFASWGLFGSMPSFEDLENPDSNLATEIISADGVVIGKYFEKNRSQLKYSDLPKNLVQALVATEDARFYEHSGIDGRGTMRALLSLGTSGGASTLTQQLAKQLFHGEGSKFLPFRIVQKAKEWIIAIRLERQYTKNEIIAMYCNVYDFGNNSVGVSSAAKTYFSKEPKDLTIDESAILVGMFKNSGLYNPVRNPEGVTNRRNVVLLQMEKAGIINESQKLKLQRLPIKLNFKLESHKDGTATYFREYLRDYMKKWVEENKKPDGSDYDIYKDGLKIYTTIDSRMQLHAEEAVEAHMANLQEEFFNQAKDNKNAPFVNISEAETQRIIDKAMRASSRWNIMESMDKSEDEIIASFKQKTKMTVFTWKGERDTIMTPLDSIRYYKHFLQSGLMAMEPQTGNIKAWVGGINYKYFQYDHVGQGARQVGSTFKPFVYATAIEQLNMSPCDSILDGPFMIRKGRHHVTEDWEPRNSDNKYRGMVTLKKGLANSINTISAKLIDKTGPEAVVELTHKLGVTSEIPVQPSIALGAVEITVEDMVAAYSTFANQGVYVKPQFLTKIEDKSGVVIYEPIPESHDVLNKDIAFAVIKLLEGVTEGGSGERLRTQGGGNGDNRWTGYPYMFTNPIAGKTGTTQNQSDGWFMGMVPNLVTGVWVGCEDRSARFKSLTYGQGATAALPIWGYFMKKCYDDPDLHVSKEPFERPANLSIKVDCYTAPKVVKDSTAVEEQSTEEFGL
- a CDS encoding gliding motility lipoprotein GldH, giving the protein MSIKNSALLLLVATLFFSCDKKRVFDEYKSVGSAWHKDSIVTFNLPELDSTKRYNLFVTLRDNNNYPFNNLFLIVALEMPNGFTKVDTLEYQMANPDGSLLGDGFTDIKESKLFYKENVRFRGKYKVYVKQAVRETGKVPGVELLEGITDVGFRIEKKE
- a CDS encoding CoA transferase subunit A produces the protein MINKKVNSVHEALRGIENGMTIMLGGFGLCGIPENSIAELVKKQTKNLTCISNNAGVDDFGLGLLLQQKQIKKMISSYVGENAEFERQMLSGELEVDLIPQGTLAERCRAAQTGIPAFFTPAGFGTEVAIGKETREFNGKMHVMELAFKADFAIVKAWKGDTAGNLIFKGTARNFNPCMAGAAKITIAEVEELVEAGTLDPNQIHTPGIFVQRIFQGEKYEKRIEKRTVRKRE
- a CDS encoding peptidase U32 family protein, with the translated sequence MTLTNKIELMAPAGNFESLQAGLDNGADSVYFGVEQLNMRARATVNFTMDDLPEIAKRCEAKNVRSYLTLNTIIYDHDLSVVKTLLNKAKEANITAVIASDQAVIAMARSIGMEVHISTQLNVTNIETIKFYSLFADTMVLSRELSLRQVKKITEQIEKEQIKGPNGNLVEIEIFGHGALCMAVSGKCYLSLHSNNSSANRGACKQNCRKKYTVIDQETGFEIEVDNEYLMSPKDLCTLDFLDQVIDSGIQVLKIEGRGRAPEYVATVIKTYREAIDSYYDGSFSKEKVTLWMEALNTVYNRGFWSGYYLGQELGEWSDVSGSMATQKKVYVGKGTHYFPKATIGQFKIEAYDIKLGDKILVTGPSTGAKEMIIEEMYVNDKVADKATKGDDCTFKLPFRIRMSDKLYKIVEA
- a CDS encoding CoA transferase subunit B; this translates as MALTKEDIAKRIAQELKDGFFVNLGIGIPTLVANYIPKGINVEFQSENGVLGMGPFPFEGEEDADLINAGKQTITTLAGASFFDSALSFGMIRGQHVDLTILGAMEVAENGDIANWKIPGKMVKGMGGAMDLVASAENIIVAMMHVNKAGESKILKKCTLPLTGVACVKKVVTEFAVLEVTPKGFKLLERAPGISVEHIIASTEAELIIDGEIPEMVID